The Fulvivirga ligni genome window below encodes:
- a CDS encoding response regulator — translation MDNEEKERLKSLKSYQIMDTEVDEVLDNITALASNICEVPITLISLLDDKRQWFKSKIGLDVSETPRDMAFCRYAVSDKKFLQVKDALDDDRFANNPLVTNDPNIRFYAGCPLISTEGHALGTLCVIDRKPKELTDSQKKALNSLSEIVMCYLNKTREQKKLVDALNIKNDLFQSMSHEIKTPLNEIMGIYYLLKEQKNGENLQKDDLELLKSSAENLFNVISEVLDSGKIYNNHSSDTRILFNLKALLEELITEFRSDTTTLKINYDLAIPDFLVGDPLRLKQLIRLCLKRFGKREINKLILYIELLEEDENSLRIQFTANRADGGEHYTDENDKFNLTFTDQLVNMLDADMQVFRTEINFSLGFNQLEQSASYSKFEQDEEILSGLSLLLVEDMETNRYIAGRFLDSWGIEYDIAHDGFEALKLVGQKKYDIILMDLQMPGMTGYEATEKIKQLEDGKYSSIPVIALTASITILSKGKSIEAGLEGFISKPFNPQELKSTILRVVKRIA, via the coding sequence GTGGATAACGAAGAAAAGGAAAGGTTAAAAAGCCTGAAATCTTATCAAATTATGGATACGGAAGTGGATGAAGTGCTTGATAATATTACCGCACTAGCTTCTAATATTTGTGAAGTTCCTATTACATTAATATCTCTATTAGATGATAAAAGGCAGTGGTTTAAATCTAAAATAGGCCTTGATGTTTCTGAAACACCACGAGATATGGCTTTTTGCAGATATGCTGTAAGTGATAAGAAATTTCTCCAGGTGAAGGATGCTTTAGATGATGATCGTTTTGCAAATAATCCCCTGGTAACTAATGATCCTAACATCAGATTTTATGCTGGCTGCCCACTTATAAGCACGGAAGGCCACGCCCTGGGCACACTTTGCGTAATAGACAGAAAACCAAAGGAACTTACTGATTCTCAGAAAAAAGCATTGAATTCTTTATCTGAAATAGTGATGTGCTATTTGAATAAAACCCGTGAGCAGAAAAAGCTGGTCGATGCACTGAATATAAAGAATGATTTATTTCAATCTATGAGTCATGAGATAAAAACGCCCCTAAATGAAATCATGGGTATTTATTATCTTCTTAAAGAACAGAAAAATGGGGAAAACCTTCAGAAGGATGATTTGGAGTTATTAAAGTCTTCTGCTGAGAATCTTTTTAACGTAATTAGTGAGGTGCTGGATAGTGGCAAGATTTATAATAATCATTCTAGTGATACTCGAATTCTATTTAATCTTAAAGCACTTTTAGAAGAACTTATCACTGAGTTTCGGTCAGACACTACAACTTTGAAAATCAATTATGATTTGGCTATTCCAGATTTTTTAGTGGGTGATCCGCTACGGCTAAAGCAGCTTATACGATTGTGCCTTAAAAGGTTTGGCAAACGAGAGATTAATAAGCTCATTCTGTACATCGAGCTGCTAGAGGAGGACGAAAACAGCCTTCGTATACAGTTTACAGCCAATAGAGCAGATGGTGGAGAGCATTATACCGATGAAAACGATAAGTTTAACCTCACATTTACTGACCAGCTGGTGAACATGCTAGATGCTGATATGCAGGTGTTTAGAACTGAGATTAATTTTAGCCTTGGTTTTAATCAATTAGAGCAGTCAGCCAGTTATTCGAAATTTGAACAGGATGAGGAAATTCTTAGTGGGCTTTCTTTGCTGCTAGTGGAAGATATGGAAACCAACAGATACATCGCTGGAAGATTTTTAGATTCATGGGGCATTGAATACGATATAGCTCATGACGGTTTTGAGGCTTTAAAACTAGTTGGTCAAAAGAAATATGATATCATTTTAATGGATCTGCAGATGCCTGGTATGACCGGTTATGAAGCTACGGAAAAGATAAAACAACTAGAAGATGGTAAGTACAGCTCTATTCCAGTAATTGCCTTAACGGCCTCTATCACTATATTGTCTAAAGGGAAATCTATTGAAGCAGGTTTAGAGGGTTTTATATCTAAGCCGTTTAATCCTCAGGAGCTAAAATCCACTATTTTACGGGTAGTTAAACGGATTGCTTAA
- the aspS gene encoding aspartate--tRNA ligase: MLRTHTCGELRINDINTDVVLCGWVQRVRNKGSVIWVDLRDRYGITQLIFEEGHTEAAILEIANKLGREFVIKASGKVIERLSKNDKIDTGEIEVKVSALEVLNESKTPPFTIENDTDGGDDLRMKYRYLDLRRTNVRENLLLRHRMMQATRAYLDAQKFTEVETPVLIKSTPEGARDFVVPSRMNPGEFYALPQSPQTFKQLLMVSGFDRYFQIVKCFRDEDLRADRQPEFTQIDCEMSFVEREDIISTFEGMVKHLFKTVKGIDITEIDRMSYDDAMKYYGSDKPDTRFDMKFTELNDLAQGKGFNVFDSAELVVGICAKGCSEYTRKQVDALTDFVKRPQVGAKGLVYVKCNADGSFKSSVDKFYSQEDLKAWADAMGAEAGDLLLVLSGDKDHTRKALNELRLHMGSELGLRDKNVYKVLWVLNFPLLEWDEDTQRYHAMHHPFTSPIPEDLQKLESDPGVVKANAYDMVINGVEVGGGSIRIHDKEIQQRMFKQLGFSDEEAKAQFGFLMDAFEYGAPPHGGIAFGFDRLCSLFGGSDSIRDFIAFPKNNAGRDVMIDSPSPIHADQLKELGIDLK, encoded by the coding sequence ATGCTTCGAACACATACTTGTGGTGAATTAAGAATAAACGACATAAATACAGATGTAGTATTATGCGGCTGGGTTCAGCGCGTAAGAAATAAAGGTAGTGTAATATGGGTTGATTTGAGAGATCGCTACGGTATTACTCAGTTGATCTTTGAAGAAGGCCACACTGAAGCTGCTATTCTTGAAATTGCCAATAAGCTAGGGCGTGAATTCGTAATTAAGGCATCTGGAAAGGTTATAGAAAGACTTTCAAAAAATGATAAGATAGACACCGGAGAGATTGAAGTGAAAGTTTCTGCTCTGGAGGTGCTTAACGAATCTAAAACACCTCCTTTCACCATAGAAAATGATACTGATGGCGGCGATGACCTAAGAATGAAGTATCGCTACCTGGACCTAAGAAGGACTAACGTAAGAGAAAATCTTTTACTTAGACACCGCATGATGCAGGCAACACGCGCTTACTTAGATGCCCAGAAGTTTACTGAGGTTGAAACGCCTGTACTTATAAAATCTACACCTGAGGGTGCTCGTGACTTTGTGGTTCCTTCAAGAATGAATCCGGGCGAGTTTTATGCATTACCACAGTCACCACAAACTTTTAAGCAGTTGCTAATGGTTTCTGGTTTCGATAGATATTTCCAGATTGTAAAATGCTTTAGAGATGAGGACTTAAGAGCTGATAGACAGCCTGAGTTCACTCAGATAGACTGTGAAATGTCTTTCGTAGAGAGAGAAGACATTATCAGCACTTTCGAAGGCATGGTGAAGCACCTTTTCAAAACCGTAAAGGGTATTGATATCACCGAAATTGATAGAATGAGCTATGATGATGCCATGAAATACTATGGATCGGATAAGCCAGATACTCGTTTCGATATGAAATTTACTGAGCTGAATGATCTGGCTCAAGGCAAAGGGTTTAATGTTTTTGATAGCGCTGAGTTGGTAGTGGGTATTTGTGCTAAAGGATGCTCAGAATATACCAGAAAGCAAGTTGATGCGCTTACTGACTTTGTAAAGAGACCACAAGTAGGAGCTAAAGGGTTAGTATATGTAAAATGTAATGCTGACGGCTCATTCAAATCATCAGTAGATAAATTTTATAGCCAGGAAGATTTAAAAGCATGGGCTGATGCTATGGGAGCAGAAGCAGGTGATCTTTTGCTAGTACTTAGTGGTGATAAAGACCACACCAGAAAAGCACTAAACGAGCTTAGACTTCACATGGGTAGCGAACTTGGCCTTAGAGACAAGAATGTATACAAAGTGCTTTGGGTTCTTAATTTCCCTCTTTTGGAGTGGGATGAGGACACTCAAAGATATCATGCTATGCACCACCCATTTACCTCTCCAATTCCAGAGGATTTACAAAAACTCGAATCTGATCCTGGTGTAGTTAAGGCTAATGCCTATGATATGGTAATCAATGGTGTAGAAGTAGGTGGTGGATCAATCAGAATCCATGACAAAGAAATACAGCAGCGCATGTTTAAGCAGCTAGGGTTCTCTGATGAAGAGGCAAAAGCTCAATTTGGCTTCTTAATGGACGCTTTCGAATATGGAGCACCTCCACATGGTGGTATTGCATTTGGTTTTGACAGGCTATGCTCACTTTTCGGCGGTTCTGACAGCATCAGAGACTTTATAGCCTTCCCTAAAAATAATGCAGGTAGAGATGTGATGATAGACTCCCCCAGCCCCATTCATGCAGATCAACTGAAAGAATTAGGCATAGACTTAAAATAA
- a CDS encoding right-handed parallel beta-helix repeat-containing protein, translating to MKTLHYYLASAIALATISSCSQEAVQPETISYESQLTLTNQENLELLKSDVSQSASITVSNESQLRSAIGSASPGDVIRVNGTIRLTRTLELARSGNSGSKINFTGGTLDCSGLSSGWGVKVNGSYWNISYMTIKNAPDCGLVFQHGGYNWVYQVITHGNGDSGLQIYNGSHHNSINYCTSYNNYDVANGGENADGFACKLSAGAGNQFDNCWAENNSDDGWDLYGQPYTVKITNCTAKNNGYGTNGDGNGFKLGSAGQNVPHTVTNCTSGNNLGAGYDGNGNTGHITTTGSGGYGNGKGLWLRIY from the coding sequence ATGAAAACGCTACACTACTACCTGGCCTCAGCCATAGCTTTGGCCACTATTTCCTCATGCTCACAAGAGGCCGTTCAACCTGAGACAATTTCCTATGAAAGTCAGCTTACTTTAACCAATCAGGAGAATTTAGAATTGCTTAAATCCGATGTTAGCCAATCAGCTTCCATTACTGTTAGCAATGAATCTCAACTTAGAAGCGCCATTGGAAGTGCCTCTCCCGGAGACGTTATTCGTGTGAATGGAACCATAAGACTAACGCGGACATTGGAGCTAGCCAGAAGCGGTAACTCCGGCAGCAAGATCAACTTCACTGGTGGCACCTTAGACTGTTCCGGCCTATCCTCTGGCTGGGGCGTAAAGGTCAATGGCAGCTACTGGAACATCAGTTATATGACCATCAAAAATGCTCCTGACTGTGGACTGGTATTTCAACATGGTGGATATAACTGGGTTTATCAGGTAATAACCCATGGAAATGGAGATTCCGGGCTGCAAATTTATAATGGCTCTCACCACAATAGCATTAATTATTGCACTTCATATAATAACTATGATGTGGCCAATGGCGGTGAAAATGCCGATGGTTTTGCCTGTAAACTTTCTGCTGGTGCCGGCAATCAGTTTGATAATTGCTGGGCAGAAAACAATTCTGACGATGGCTGGGATTTATACGGACAGCCTTACACAGTTAAAATCACCAATTGCACAGCCAAAAATAATGGCTACGGCACCAACGGTGATGGTAACGGATTTAAGCTAGGCAGCGCCGGCCAGAATGTACCACACACAGTGACTAATTGTACCTCTGGTAATAACCTGGGGGCCGGTTATGATGGTAACGGTAATACAGGGCACATCACAACTACCGGAAGCGGCGGATACGGCAATGGAAAAGGTCTCTGGTTAAGAATTTATTGA
- a CDS encoding DUF7282 domain-containing protein, whose protein sequence is MKLNFLRILTFASAALFLASCGDDDGDGNMDPAITGSFVATNQEVENNTVIVSSVTMSQDGWVVIHRDNNGSPVVPGIISEPKWVEAGTSTDVEVMLKEGETVEEDEDIWIMLHTDNGQAEVYEFDGANGLDGPVTDAQGNIVMSPITVLGEATGSFTAEDQAVRNNKVMIKSVTVNRKAWVVIHADNGSGGPVVPGIISEPKQVEAGTTQDVEVMLKDGVTVEDDQTIWIMLHTDDGTIGEYEFDGSNGLDAPLMADGNIVMSSIMVDLAATASFSVTDQTIMDNMITVSSATFNKDGWIVIHADNGEGAPVVPAIISVPKYVEAGTSEDIMVEFKEDANVMAGDKIWVMLHTDNGTMMEYEFDGANGFDGPIFDDDGNMVITQITVDLVPMGSLTVTNQPILDNMLTVGSVTMNKAGWIVVHNDTGENAPVVPGIISTPKYVEAGTTAKVELMINEGAQINENGKVWVMLHTDDGTMMEYEFDGSENSNDKPILDTESQVVMTQISVD, encoded by the coding sequence ATGAAATTGAATTTTTTAAGAATATTAACCTTCGCAAGTGCTGCCCTATTCTTAGCATCATGTGGAGATGATGATGGCGATGGCAATATGGATCCTGCCATTACAGGTAGCTTCGTAGCCACGAATCAGGAAGTAGAAAACAATACAGTAATAGTTAGCTCTGTAACTATGAGCCAGGATGGTTGGGTAGTTATTCATAGAGATAACAATGGCTCACCTGTAGTTCCTGGTATTATTTCAGAACCAAAATGGGTAGAAGCTGGAACATCAACCGACGTAGAAGTTATGCTGAAGGAAGGTGAGACAGTGGAAGAAGATGAAGATATCTGGATTATGCTCCACACCGATAATGGACAAGCAGAAGTCTATGAATTTGACGGAGCAAACGGTTTAGACGGTCCTGTAACTGACGCTCAAGGTAATATTGTAATGTCACCAATAACTGTATTGGGAGAGGCTACTGGTAGCTTCACTGCTGAAGATCAGGCAGTAAGAAATAATAAAGTAATGATTAAGTCTGTAACTGTAAACAGAAAAGCCTGGGTAGTAATTCATGCAGATAATGGTAGCGGTGGACCAGTGGTGCCAGGTATTATCTCTGAGCCAAAGCAAGTAGAAGCAGGTACTACGCAAGATGTAGAAGTAATGCTTAAAGACGGTGTTACAGTAGAAGATGATCAAACTATATGGATCATGCTACATACAGATGATGGAACTATAGGAGAGTATGAATTTGATGGTAGCAACGGTCTAGATGCACCATTAATGGCTGATGGAAATATAGTAATGTCTTCAATAATGGTAGACTTAGCTGCCACAGCAAGCTTTAGTGTTACTGACCAGACTATTATGGATAATATGATAACAGTAAGTTCTGCTACATTTAATAAAGATGGATGGATAGTAATACACGCTGATAACGGCGAGGGTGCTCCTGTTGTGCCTGCTATAATTTCAGTACCTAAATATGTAGAAGCAGGTACCTCAGAAGATATTATGGTAGAATTTAAAGAGGATGCTAATGTGATGGCTGGCGATAAAATATGGGTTATGCTGCACACTGACAATGGTACTATGATGGAGTATGAGTTTGATGGAGCAAACGGATTTGACGGTCCTATATTTGATGATGATGGAAACATGGTCATTACACAAATCACGGTAGATTTAGTGCCTATGGGAAGCTTAACCGTTACTAACCAGCCTATATTGGATAACATGCTTACAGTAGGCTCAGTAACTATGAACAAGGCCGGATGGATAGTAGTACACAACGATACTGGTGAAAATGCACCTGTAGTTCCAGGTATCATTTCTACCCCTAAATATGTAGAAGCTGGCACCACTGCCAAAGTAGAGTTGATGATAAACGAGGGAGCTCAAATCAATGAAAACGGAAAAGTGTGGGTAATGCTTCACACAGATGACGGAACTATGATGGAATATGAGTTTGATGGCTCTGAAAACAGTAATGATAAGCCAATATTAGATACTGAAAGTCAAGTAGTAATGACTCAAATATCAGTAGACTAA
- a CDS encoding GNAT family N-acetyltransferase has translation MNSVTLTDIQIRTTLLPGDLGYVAHLHGKLYEEECKYGLNFEKYVMKGLYEFIDTYNPDNERVWICEHNEKIIGFLLGCKKEESLQLRYFIILPEYRGIGLASKLMEHFVFFMRAKGYSHSYLWTTEEQKAAIHLYKKFNFQLTQEKVSKDTFSKEITEQRFDLHL, from the coding sequence ATGAATTCTGTTACTTTAACTGACATCCAAATCAGGACCACCCTTTTACCAGGAGATTTAGGCTATGTGGCTCATTTACATGGTAAGCTTTATGAAGAAGAGTGTAAGTATGGCCTTAACTTCGAAAAATACGTAATGAAAGGTCTATATGAATTTATTGATACCTATAACCCTGATAACGAGCGTGTTTGGATCTGTGAGCATAATGAAAAAATTATTGGATTTCTATTAGGCTGCAAAAAGGAAGAAAGTTTACAGCTCAGATACTTTATAATTCTTCCGGAGTACAGAGGCATAGGACTTGCCAGCAAGCTGATGGAACACTTCGTATTTTTTATGAGGGCAAAAGGCTACAGTCACTCCTATTTATGGACCACCGAAGAACAAAAGGCGGCCATTCATCTTTATAAGAAATTTAACTTTCAACTTACTCAGGAGAAGGTTTCCAAAGACACTTTTAGTAAAGAAATAACTGAGCAGCGGTTCGATCTTCATCTGTAG
- a CDS encoding response regulator, translating to MVQTTVDYKNFLNSVNAFIYGVDETGSIIFSNTAFQELVAIEEEKLEGMKFYDLAVNSNEVKNKFKEQTQASTAQATYQLQLKNDPSLVFNQTVSEVKNDKDSKYWSVIGESSAMASPLNQAMSYTNSILDSMSESVIVYDKNMDLLMMNAAGKKLLGIDPEVALEDILLDGIVCYEADKKTIVPTDNYPRNRVLKGEYLDDIEMYVHNKTTNTGVFINVNGRPIHDENNDITGAIIVANNITTRKISEFETRKQSEILDQSQKMAQIGHWEVDLKTNKIFWSSETKKIHEVDKDYEPELETAINFYDQDSRPIIIDTLNRCQKTGESWDLKLGIITGKGNYKYVRTIGKVEMEDNVATKLYGVFQDISQDRKREEQLIAFVDAAPAAIAMFDDNIRYIAASDKWYKNYKLEGKEIIGISHYEVFPEIGQEWKDIHQRVLKGEICKNEEDRFERLDHTVQWLKWEVRPWYELSGNIGGIIMLTEDITLEKQAKEELRKAKEAAEAAADAKEEFLSTMSHEIRTPMNAVIGMTHLLLQEEKLPHQEENLKTLQFSAENLLVLINDILDFNKISAGKINLEKVPFRLRELANNIRKSFQFKTQEKQIRLSFIYDSDIPELLIGDTTRINQILVNLVGNAVKFTNEGVVKLTIQLKAETEESALVSFSVKDTGIGIPKEYQANIFERFAQAGKETTRKFGGTGLGLAITKKLLELHHSDITLKSEKGKGSEFLFDIKFKKADAKYENTHIAPIVDHKEHQLDNVKILLVEDNQVNQLIACKFLENWNIEVEVADDGQIALEKLLLNSYDLVLMDLQMPVMDGYEATRQIRKNSAFDDLPIIALTADATTNIKERVLEVGMNDFLTKPINPDEMKSKIVNYTLGKTEASQPISKKEKENPMEEISFKMITQMANNDSNFIISLIESFQRELASFTSDFEVAAKNQKVQDMKNLIHKMKPSFELFSLNEYHNQLNTLTDKVNNGRTDITSHLQEIESRSEAIMDALNNKANTIKQSV from the coding sequence ATGGTACAAACTACTGTGGATTATAAGAATTTCTTAAATAGCGTTAATGCTTTTATTTATGGTGTAGATGAAACCGGCAGTATCATTTTTTCCAATACGGCCTTTCAAGAACTGGTGGCCATTGAAGAGGAAAAGCTGGAAGGAATGAAATTCTATGACCTCGCAGTGAATTCCAATGAAGTTAAAAACAAATTTAAAGAACAAACCCAAGCAAGTACAGCACAAGCGACTTATCAGCTTCAGTTAAAAAATGATCCTTCCCTGGTTTTCAATCAAACCGTATCTGAAGTTAAAAATGATAAGGACTCAAAATATTGGTCCGTAATTGGTGAAAGTTCTGCAATGGCCTCTCCTCTTAATCAAGCCATGAGTTATACCAACTCCATTCTTGACTCTATGTCAGAATCAGTGATTGTATATGATAAGAACATGGACCTACTAATGATGAATGCTGCTGGCAAAAAGCTTTTAGGCATTGATCCTGAAGTGGCCCTGGAGGATATATTATTAGATGGAATCGTCTGTTATGAGGCTGACAAAAAAACCATTGTACCCACAGATAACTACCCAAGAAATAGAGTTTTAAAAGGAGAATATCTGGATGATATAGAAATGTACGTCCATAATAAAACTACCAACACAGGGGTTTTTATTAATGTAAATGGCAGGCCCATACATGATGAAAATAATGATATTACCGGTGCCATTATAGTCGCTAACAATATCACAACTCGAAAAATTTCCGAGTTTGAAACCAGAAAACAATCCGAAATATTAGACCAATCCCAAAAAATGGCTCAAATAGGCCATTGGGAAGTGGACCTGAAGACTAATAAGATATTCTGGTCATCAGAGACTAAAAAGATACATGAAGTAGACAAAGATTATGAGCCGGAACTTGAGACCGCCATCAATTTCTATGATCAGGACTCCAGGCCCATCATAATTGACACACTCAATAGATGCCAGAAAACAGGTGAATCATGGGATTTAAAGCTTGGAATCATTACCGGCAAGGGCAATTACAAGTATGTAAGGACCATCGGAAAAGTAGAAATGGAAGATAATGTAGCTACCAAGCTTTACGGTGTTTTCCAGGATATTAGCCAGGATAGAAAGAGAGAAGAGCAACTCATCGCATTCGTAGACGCCGCACCTGCAGCCATTGCTATGTTTGATGATAACATTAGATATATCGCTGCCAGTGATAAATGGTATAAAAACTATAAACTGGAAGGAAAAGAAATTATTGGCATCTCACACTATGAAGTATTTCCAGAGATAGGTCAGGAATGGAAGGACATTCACCAGCGTGTATTGAAAGGAGAAATCTGTAAAAATGAAGAAGACCGATTTGAAAGATTGGACCATACAGTGCAATGGCTCAAATGGGAAGTGAGACCCTGGTATGAGCTCTCAGGAAATATTGGAGGCATTATTATGCTTACTGAGGATATTACTTTAGAAAAACAGGCTAAAGAAGAACTCAGAAAAGCCAAAGAGGCAGCTGAGGCGGCCGCAGATGCTAAAGAAGAGTTTCTTTCCACCATGAGCCATGAAATAAGAACTCCTATGAACGCGGTTATTGGTATGACTCATTTGCTATTGCAAGAAGAGAAATTACCGCATCAGGAAGAGAACCTGAAAACTCTGCAGTTCTCCGCTGAAAATCTACTGGTACTTATTAATGACATTTTAGATTTTAATAAAATATCCGCTGGAAAAATTAATCTTGAAAAGGTTCCTTTCCGCCTAAGAGAGTTAGCTAACAATATCAGGAAGTCATTTCAATTTAAAACACAGGAAAAACAAATCAGATTATCATTTATTTATGATAGCGACATTCCCGAGCTATTGATAGGTGACACCACTCGTATCAACCAGATTCTGGTTAACTTAGTTGGGAATGCTGTTAAATTCACTAACGAAGGGGTAGTAAAGCTCACTATCCAGCTAAAAGCAGAAACGGAAGAGTCAGCCTTAGTCAGTTTTTCTGTTAAAGACACCGGCATTGGTATTCCAAAAGAGTATCAAGCCAATATTTTTGAAAGATTTGCGCAGGCAGGAAAAGAGACCACTCGAAAATTTGGTGGCACAGGTCTGGGCCTGGCCATTACCAAGAAATTATTGGAGCTTCATCACTCTGATATTACCCTTAAAAGTGAAAAAGGGAAAGGCTCTGAGTTTTTATTTGATATCAAATTTAAAAAAGCAGATGCTAAATATGAAAACACTCATATAGCTCCTATCGTTGATCATAAAGAACACCAACTTGATAATGTGAAAATACTGCTGGTAGAAGATAATCAGGTGAATCAACTGATTGCCTGTAAGTTCCTCGAGAACTGGAACATAGAAGTGGAAGTAGCTGATGATGGGCAAATTGCCTTGGAAAAACTACTTTTAAACAGCTATGACCTGGTACTTATGGACCTGCAAATGCCAGTGATGGACGGCTATGAGGCCACGCGGCAGATCCGTAAAAATTCTGCTTTTGATGATCTTCCCATTATCGCACTTACTGCAGATGCCACTACCAACATTAAAGAACGGGTGCTTGAGGTGGGTATGAATGATTTCCTCACCAAGCCAATCAACCCTGATGAGATGAAGAGTAAAATTGTTAATTATACACTTGGGAAAACCGAAGCTTCTCAACCCATCAGCAAAAAAGAGAAGGAAAATCCTATGGAGGAAATTAGCTTTAAAATGATTACTCAAATGGCTAATAATGACTCGAATTTTATTATTAGCCTCATAGAATCTTTCCAAAGAGAGCTGGCTTCTTTTACCTCAGATTTTGAGGTGGCAGCCAAGAATCAAAAAGTTCAGGATATGAAGAACCTGATTCATAAAATGAAACCTTCATTTGAACTTTTCAGCTTGAATGAATATCACAACCAGCTAAACACGCTTACTGATAAAGTAAACAATGGACGCACTGATATTACCAGCCATCTACAGGAGATAGAATCCAGGTCTGAAGCCATTATGGACGCCTTAAATAACAAAGCAAATACCATTAAGCAATCCGTTTAA
- a CDS encoding nucleoside deaminase, whose protein sequence is MELSIHSDEHFMKEALKQAAIAAEEGEIPVGAVVVANKTIIARAYNQTERLGDPTAHAEMLALTAATNYLGTKYLSDCSLYVTLEPCGMCAGALYWSQLGKLVYAAADDRRGFMTINPNMLHPKTEVKRGPFADEAGSMVTTFFQKLRGK, encoded by the coding sequence ATGGAGCTTTCTATACATAGTGATGAACACTTTATGAAGGAAGCCTTAAAGCAAGCCGCTATTGCAGCCGAAGAAGGGGAGATACCTGTAGGTGCTGTGGTGGTAGCTAATAAAACCATTATAGCCAGGGCCTACAATCAAACCGAGCGTTTGGGTGATCCTACGGCGCATGCAGAGATGTTGGCGCTTACCGCTGCTACCAATTATCTGGGAACAAAATACCTTTCAGACTGTTCCCTTTATGTAACTTTAGAACCTTGTGGTATGTGTGCAGGGGCATTATATTGGAGCCAGCTGGGAAAGTTGGTGTATGCGGCAGCTGATGATAGGAGAGGGTTTATGACCATTAATCCTAATATGCTGCATCCAAAGACAGAAGTGAAGAGAGGGCCTTTTGCAGATGAAGCAGGGAGTATGGTTACTACATTCTTTCAAAAACTCAGAGGAAAATAG
- a CDS encoding superoxide dismutase, protein MAFELPDLPYAHDALEPHIDARTMEIHHGKHHAGYTSKLNSAIEGSDMANKSIKELLAENTDNNAVRNNGGGFFNHSLFWKVMSPNGGGEPTGELADAINAAYGSFEKFKEAFSNAAATQFGSGWAWLCVHDGGKVEVCSTPNQDNPLMPGVGCGGTPILGLDVWEHAYYLNYQNKRPDYISAFWNVVNWDEVAKNYSSAK, encoded by the coding sequence ATGGCTTTTGAATTGCCCGATTTACCTTATGCACATGATGCGCTAGAGCCGCACATAGATGCAAGAACAATGGAAATACATCATGGTAAGCACCATGCAGGATATACAAGCAAACTTAACAGTGCTATAGAAGGATCAGATATGGCTAATAAGTCTATCAAGGAACTTCTGGCTGAGAATACAGATAATAACGCTGTTAGAAATAACGGTGGAGGTTTCTTTAATCACAGCCTATTCTGGAAAGTGATGTCACCTAATGGTGGCGGAGAACCTACAGGCGAGCTAGCCGATGCTATTAATGCAGCTTATGGATCATTTGAGAAGTTTAAAGAAGCATTTTCAAATGCTGCTGCCACTCAATTTGGTTCTGGCTGGGCTTGGTTATGCGTGCATGATGGTGGTAAAGTAGAAGTTTGTTCTACACCTAATCAGGATAACCCGCTAATGCCAGGTGTTGGCTGTGGAGGTACACCTATTCTAGGATTAGATGTATGGGAGCACGCTTACTACCTTAATTATCAAAATAAAAGACCTGACTATATTTCAGCTTTCTGGAATGTGGTGAACTGGGATGAAGTAGCTAAGAATTACTCTTCAGCGAAATAA